In the Fusarium oxysporum f. sp. lycopersici 4287 chromosome 9, whole genome shotgun sequence genome, one interval contains:
- a CDS encoding tryptophan synthase (At least one base has a quality score < 10) — protein MDAIKQTFRRCKEQNRSALVTYVTAGYPKPEDTPNILLALEKGGADVIEVGAPFTDPIADGPTIQTANTIALENGVTIESTLAMVKEARSRGLKAPVMLMGYYNPLLSYGEEKLLQDCHSSGINGFIVVDLPPEEAISFRKLCNKGRLSYVPLIAPATSDTRMKILCQLADSFIYVVSRMGVTGATGTLNANLPDLLERVKKYSGNKPAAVGFGVSTREHFLSVATLSDGVVVGSQIITTIKNAAPGQALADVEKYCAYLSGRDSDENTREVGLVEAVAGAKEPSGENVTVSGTVTDADITAEEDSALVAQLAALHGKIPERFGEFGGQYVPESLMDCLSQLEDGFNAIKDDPSFWEEYRSYYEYMGRPGHLHLAERLTEHAGGANIWLKREDLNHTGSHKINNALGQLLLARRLGKKRIIAETGAGQHGVATATVCAKFGMECTVYMGAEDVRRQALNVFRMRLLGAKVVAVEAGSKTLRDAVNEALRAWVVDLDTTHYIIGSAIGPHPFPTIVRTFQSVIGNETKQQMLEKRGKLPDAVVACVGGGSNAVGMFYPFENEPTVKLLGVEAGGDGVDTARHSATLTGGSKGVLHGVRTYVLQDKHGQITETHSVSAGLDYPGVGPELSSWKDNERAKFVAATDAEAFLGFKLMSQLEGIIPALETAHGIFGAIELAKTMKKGEDIVICLSGRGDKDVQSVADELPKLGPKIGWDLRF, from the exons ATGGACGCTATCAAACAGACTTTCAGGCGCTGCAAGGAGCAGAACAGG TCTGCGCTGGTAACATATGTCACTGCTGGTTACCCCAAGCCCGAGGACACACCCAACATCCTCCTGGCTCTCGAGAAGGGTGGCGCCG ACGTTATCGAAGTCGGTGCGCCGTTCACCGACCCAATTGCCGATGGTCCTACGATCCAAACTGCCAACACG ATCGCTCTCGAGAATGGCGTCACAATCGAGTCCACACTGGCGATGGTGAAGGAGGCCCGATCTCGCGGTCTCAAGGCCCCCGTTATGCTTATGGGATACTACAACCCTCTTCTAAGCTACggtgaggagaagctgcTCCAGGACTGCCACTCCTCTGGTATCAAtggcttcatcgtcgtcgacTTGCCTCCCGAGGAGGCTATTTCCTTCCGAAAGCTCTGCAACAAGGGCCG TCTCTCATATGTTCCTCTTATCGCTCCCGCTACATCAGATACCCGAATGAAGATTCTCTGCCAGCTCGCCGATTCATTCATCTACGTCGTTTCCCGCATGGGCGTCACTGGCGCTACCGGCACTCTTAACGCGAACCTTCCAGACCTTCTGGAGCGAGTGAAGAAGTACAGCGGCAACAAGCCCGCCGCTGTCGGTTTCGGTGTCAGCACTCGAGAGCACTTCCTAAGTGTCGCTACTTTGTCAGACGGTGTCGTCGTCGGCAGTCagatcatcaccaccatcaagAATGCCGCTCCCGGCCAGGCTCTTGCCGATGTCGAGAAGTACTGTGCCTACCTATCAGGTCGCGATTCCGATGAGAACACAAGAGAGGTTGGActtgttgaggctgttgctggtgctAAGGAGCCCAGCGGCGAGAACGTTACCGTCAGTGGTACTGTCACAGATGCCGATATCACTGCCGAGGAGGACAGCGCCCTGGTTGCTCAGCTCGCTGCTCTTCACGGCAAGATCCCCGAGCGATTTGGCGAGTTCGGTGGTCAGTACGTTCCTGAGAGTCTGATGGACTGCCTGTCACAACTGGAGGATGGATTCAATGCGATCAAGGACGACCCTTCTTTCTGGGAGGAGTACCGATCTTACTACGAGTACATGGGGCGACCCGGCCACTTGCACTTGGCTGAGCGACTCACTGAGCACGCTGGTGGTGCCAACATCTGGCTCAAGCGTGAGGATCTGAACCACACTGGTAGTCACAAGATCAACAACGCTCTGGGACAACTTCTCCTTGCTCGAAGACTCGGAAAGAAACGCATTATCGCTGAGACTGGTGCTGGTCAGCACGGTGTTGCTACCGCTACCGTTTGTGCCAAGTTTGGTATGGAGTGCACAGTTTACATGGGAGCT GAGGACGTCCGACGACAGGCCCTCAACGTATTCCGTATGCGGCTTCTCGGCGCCAAGGTTGTTGCTGTCGAAGCTGGCAGCAAGACTCTTCGAGACGCTGTCAACGAGGCCCTCCGCGCTTGGGTCGTTGACTTGGATACTACCCACTACATCATCGGTTCTGCCATCGGACCTCACCCCTTCCCTACCATTGTCCGAACCTTCCAGTCAGTGATCGGTAACGAGACCAAGCAACAAATGCTCGAGAAGCGAGGCAAGCTTCCCGATGCTGTTGTGGCTTGTGTTGGTGGTGGCAGTAACGCTGTCGGCATGTTCTACCCCTTCGAGAATGAGCCTACTGTCAAACTTCTGGGTGTTGAGGCAGGTGGTGACGGTGTTGATACCGCCAGACATAGTGCTACTCTCACTGGTGGTTCCAAGGGTGTCTTACATGGTGTGAGGACATATGTTCTCCAGGACAAGCACGGTCAAATCACTGAGACACATTCCGTTTCCGCTGGTCTTGATTACCCCGGTGTCGGACCTGAGCTGAGCTCTTGGAAGGACAACGAGCGAGCCAAGTTCGTTGCTGCCACTGATGCTGAGGCattccttggcttcaaaCTCATGAGTCAGCTCGAGGGTATCATTCCTGCTCTTGAGACTGCTCACGGTATCTTTGGTGCCATTGAGCTTGCCAAGACAATGAAGAAGGGTGAGGATATTGTCATCTGCCTGAGTGGCCGTGGTGACAAGGACGTGCAGAGCGTCGCTGATGAGCTGCCCAAGTTGGGCCCCAAGATTGGTTGGGATCTCCGTTTCTAG